A DNA window from Sphingomonas changnyeongensis contains the following coding sequences:
- a CDS encoding cytochrome b/b6 domain-containing protein, protein MTDTHPARRWDPVVKLTHWSVALAVLANAVITEEGSAAHVWVGYALAAILGLRLLWGLVGPPEARFAAFPLSLGRAVAHLRDIRAGRHVAHRSHNPLGALMVYAIWATLLVVIGTGIAMAGLPPARTGARLTVSEASARGEAAQHRADSEDRGEHEREERGDHGDGEQGEGIAEEVHEATATLLYGLILLHVAGVAFESRRQRRNLALAMLPGRG, encoded by the coding sequence ATGACTGACACGCACCCCGCACGCCGCTGGGATCCGGTGGTCAAGCTCACCCATTGGTCGGTCGCGCTGGCGGTGCTCGCCAATGCCGTCATCACCGAAGAGGGGTCGGCCGCGCATGTCTGGGTGGGCTATGCGCTTGCCGCGATCCTTGGCCTGCGCCTGCTCTGGGGGCTGGTGGGGCCGCCAGAGGCGCGCTTTGCGGCATTTCCGCTCAGCCTTGGCCGGGCGGTCGCGCATCTCCGCGACATCCGGGCGGGCCGCCATGTCGCCCACCGCTCGCACAATCCGCTCGGTGCGCTGATGGTCTATGCAATCTGGGCCACATTGCTGGTGGTGATCGGCACCGGGATCGCGATGGCCGGACTGCCGCCGGCCCGCACCGGCGCGCGGCTGACGGTTTCCGAGGCGTCGGCGCGCGGCGAGGCCGCTCAACACCGCGCCGACAGCGAAGACCGGGGCGAGCATGAACGGGAGGAGCGCGGCGACCACGGCGACGGCGAGCAAGGCGAGGGCATCGCCGAGGAGGTGCACGAGGCGACGGCGACGCTGCTCTACGGGCTGATCCTGCTCCATGTCGCGGGCGTCGCCTTTGAAAGCCGGCGGCAGCGTCGCAACCTTGCGCTGGCGATGCTGCCGGGACGCGGATAG